A genomic window from Exiguobacterium acetylicum DSM 20416 includes:
- the budA gene encoding acetolactate decarboxylase: MAHDKTLVQISTMMALLDGVFESEVTYASVLDQRDFGIGTFDHLDGEMIGFDGQFYQLRSDGSARPLQPETTTPFATLTRFEPEQTLTVTEEMSKATFEHWLNEQLPTINSFYAIRIDGTFTEVQTRTVARQEKPFVPITEAVASQSARTFEHTEGTLAGYYTPRFGHGIAVAGYHLHFIDAAREGGGHVFDYTVKNVTVTFEEKPQLDLRLPTTEAYRSADLESHDIEKEIKIAEG; this comes from the coding sequence ATGGCACACGATAAAACACTCGTCCAGATTTCAACGATGATGGCACTGCTTGACGGCGTATTCGAGAGTGAAGTGACGTACGCTTCCGTCCTTGATCAACGTGATTTCGGTATCGGAACGTTTGACCACTTAGACGGTGAGATGATTGGATTCGATGGACAGTTCTATCAACTCCGCTCAGATGGTAGCGCTCGACCGCTTCAACCCGAGACGACGACCCCTTTCGCGACATTAACCCGTTTCGAGCCGGAACAAACCTTGACCGTGACGGAAGAGATGTCAAAAGCGACGTTTGAGCACTGGCTGAACGAACAACTCCCTACGATCAATAGCTTTTATGCTATCCGGATTGATGGAACGTTCACGGAGGTTCAGACACGCACCGTTGCGCGTCAGGAGAAGCCGTTCGTTCCGATTACGGAAGCTGTCGCTTCTCAAAGTGCTCGTACGTTCGAGCACACGGAAGGAACGCTTGCCGGATACTATACACCACGATTCGGTCACGGGATCGCCGTCGCCGGATATCATCTTCATTTCATCGATGCTGCCCGCGAAGGTGGTGGTCACGTCTTTGACTACACAGTCAAGAACGTCACCGTCACATTCGAAGAAAAGCCGCAACTTGATTTACGTCTACCGACGACAGAGGCTTATCGATCGGCAGATCTCGAAAGTCACGATATTGAAAAAGAAATTAAAATCGCAGAAGGTTAA
- a CDS encoding phosphotransferase family protein has product MELDILDALGEGWTLTPAGGITGEAYIASTGQSKLFLKRNSSPFLAILSADGIVPKLLWTKRIYSGDVISAQQFIEGNELEPEMMERPEVARLLGKIHDSKELLFMLQQLDQRPIEPDELLRQCRLYFQPDDLEDPELVEHAMVYLEQNLEQVRTDEQVVCHSDLNHNNWLTGADGQLYLNDWDDAIIADRAYDLGMMLYSYVDEAAWPEWFEHYGHPLTSDLKRRMHWYVVAQAVLSLYWYEDTRHPDVDDSYHFLEQLLEYSND; this is encoded by the coding sequence ATGGAATTAGATATTTTAGATGCGCTTGGCGAAGGCTGGACCCTTACGCCAGCAGGTGGAATCACAGGAGAAGCGTACATCGCTTCAACCGGACAATCGAAGTTGTTCTTAAAACGAAATTCATCGCCGTTTTTGGCGATTTTATCCGCAGACGGAATCGTTCCGAAGTTATTATGGACGAAACGGATTTATAGTGGGGACGTCATCAGCGCCCAACAGTTCATTGAAGGGAACGAGTTAGAGCCCGAAATGATGGAACGCCCTGAAGTAGCACGTTTGCTTGGGAAAATCCATGATTCGAAGGAATTACTGTTCATGCTACAACAGCTTGATCAGCGCCCGATTGAACCTGATGAGTTATTGCGACAATGTCGTTTGTACTTCCAACCGGATGATTTAGAGGATCCGGAGCTCGTGGAACATGCGATGGTTTACCTCGAACAAAATCTGGAGCAGGTAAGAACGGATGAGCAGGTCGTTTGTCATTCAGATTTGAACCACAATAACTGGTTGACGGGAGCAGACGGTCAACTCTACCTGAACGATTGGGATGATGCGATCATTGCTGACCGTGCGTACGATCTTGGAATGATGTTATACAGTTATGTCGACGAAGCAGCTTGGCCAGAATGGTTTGAACATTATGGACATCCATTGACGAGTGATTTGAAGCGACGCATGCACTGGTATGTCGTAGCGCAAGCGGTATTATCACTCTACTGGTATGAAGATACGCGTCATCCAGATGTCGACGACAGTTATCATTTTCTTGAACAGCTACTTGAATACTCAAACGACTAA